GCTGTGGTGGTCATGGAAGCAGACAATGAATAGATCCCAGTACCTTAGGCAACTGATACCATGTTAACATATAAGTTATAATgctaatattgaaaatatattgagtATTGAGAAAACTCTCTTTATATTTAGACTTCAATCTTGAATCTGTACATTATAGCAGTAGTATTTATAGAACAATTGAGTAACTGCTATTGCTAACAAACTCAACTACTTGAATAACAGACTAACAGCTAATAGTCTAGAATTACTACTCTTAACATAGACAAGTGAGAaatcaatttaccaaattagaaatttttatctGATCTTTCTTTGTCTGTATctgaatttcatatataatacaGCCACTCTTGTCTCATGTGACACTTCTAAGAAGCCTCCACGTTACtcttaaaaaaagtaataaaaaatgaaaagttgggTTATGGGTAGTACATAAACGCAACCCCGTTTGCCTAGTATTTAATCTGTAGTAGTACTCAGCTTTACTTTGAAGAGAGGTAGAGGAGGTGGAAGTTGGAAGAAGGTGAGAGCTGCCTTCTATGATAACAATGGAATGAAGAAGGGTGAATGGAGTgctgaagaagatgataaacTAAGAACTTATGTCCAGAAATATGGCCATTGGAACTGGCATCAACTTCCTAAGTTTGCTGGTGTACTTTTATTCTTTATCTTACTATATTGGATAAATACTCGGAATAGAATTTTGGTATGTGGCACGTAGTGTACTCTTGTGATTTTATGgagtaatttctttttcttttttttttctttttttttttgtttaggtCTTAAAAGGTGCGGAAAGAGTTGCAGGTGGAGATGGATGAATTACCTCCTGCCTGGATTAAAACGCGGCAACTTCACTGAAGAAGAAGATGCATTGATCATCAAGTTACATGAACAATTCGGAAACAGGTTTAGCATACATATccaattaaatcatcatcatATTGCGgatttaattaagaataatttttaaccaaaaatctctaaTAATGTGTATACATTACAGATGGTCCACCATAGCTAAAAGTTTACGAGGAAGAACAGACAGCGAAATAAAGAACCACTGGCACTCTCAGCTGAAGAAGAGTACAAAGGGAGACGAGGAAGAAAAGTGTAGTAGTTGGCAAAGTGAAGCCACCCagaatgaaaatatttgtgAAGGTGAAGCTGAAAGCAATAGCATCGACAACATGACGTTAGGGAGTTCACCACCCTCGTCTCCATCACCATCTTCAAGTAGCGGATCTATGTCTAGCTTAAATGCTGTTGGCCGCCTAGAAGATACTCGTCTTCCTTATTTGGAAATATATGAAACTGAAAGCAGTGGAGATTTCTGGAGTCAGCCCTTTGTTACAGACAATACATCATCCTTGGAAAAGGGTGGCTTTGAGTTGCCATTGCCTTACGACGACATGTATTATGACGATTTTGCTGATTTGCTTTGTGGATTGTGGACATAAAATTGATTTTCGTCCTTTTGATGCTGACACAATGTACTGAATAATAGAATTCAGTTCCATTTGTTTGGTTTCAATTCAATGATCGCCTATACTTTGCTCTGTCTACTGTTGATTCAGATAATCTATTTGCTTGTTTCGAGAATGCCCTATTTTTATTCAGGGCTGTGTGAGTTTGAggtaacaataaaataaataaattgaacacTTAATTTAGGGCTTAAGAAAGAATACTTGGAAATTAACCTAATACCGCTTTTATGCTttggataaatagaaaattgaaaagtggttttgtacaaatattattcaaaaagaggaaaatggaaaaaccCAACGCACCGACAGCAACAGAATCACCAAATCTAAAGCAGGAAGCCCTGGCAAGAGCATCTGCAAATTCAAGGATATTGAAGAAATAACAAATGACACTGAAGAGCAGCAAATTCAGGGTTGACACACAAAACATACAAGAATGATCGccaaataatttaatgttgGGTGGATAAGTTGagcaaattaattaatcaaattccatcttttatttattttgtaattataagCACCAAACTATTGCCTTACCGACTTTTTTTTGTTGGAACAATTTTTCTTAGGGATCGCAATGGAATATAgcaaatattattgttttactATTGACATGTTCTGTTCTATCATTTATTTCC
The nucleotide sequence above comes from Gossypium raimondii isolate GPD5lz chromosome 13, ASM2569854v1, whole genome shotgun sequence. Encoded proteins:
- the LOC105781360 gene encoding transcription factor WER; the protein is MVLSFTLKRGRGGGSWKKVRAAFYDNNGMKKGEWSAEEDDKLRTYVQKYGHWNWHQLPKFAGLKRCGKSCRWRWMNYLLPGLKRGNFTEEEDALIIKLHEQFGNRWSTIAKSLRGRTDSEIKNHWHSQLKKSTKGDEEEKCSSWQSEATQNENICEGEAESNSIDNMTLGSSPPSSPSPSSSSGSMSSLNAVGRLEDTRLPYLEIYETESSGDFWSQPFVTDNTSSLEKGGFELPLPYDDMYYDDFADLLCGLWT